Part of the Candidatus Marsarchaeota archaeon genome is shown below.
TTTTGGGATAGAAAGGCTATGGATAGTCAATCCGAAATGCAGGTATAACGGCAAGACTGCCATAAAATATTCAAAGCACGCCTATGGCCTCATCGCCAGGGCGCGGATATGCAAGTCTCTTGCAGAAGCTACAAAAGGCACTATGAGCATAGGGACCACAGCCATATGGCGCAAGGCCTCTTCTGGCTCAAGCAAGGTATATGAGCTTTCAGACATTGCAAAGCTGAAAGGCCTTGGGAACAAGAGAGTATCGCTAGTCATAGGCAGGGACACTACCGGGCTGACAAGCGCTGAGCTTTCCGAATGCGACGCGATCGTGTTCATAGGCGCAAGCCCCAGTTATCCTACGCTGAACATTTCGCACGCGCTTGCGATAATGCTTTACACGCTTTCTGGCAATCTGGATGCAGGGTTCAGCACGTTTGCGAAAGCCTCAGCTGCGGACAGCGGCGACATTGAAATGCTTTATAAGCTGTTTTCCTCATTCGTGGACCACAACAAAAAGATACGTAAAAAGGCGGCAGTAAAGCAGGCGTTCAAGCACATGCTGCAAAGATCTGCGCCAACAAAGCGCGAAGTGGCTACATTGCTTATTGCATTCACAAAGAAAACTTGAAAAGAAAAAGTAAAAGCGCCAGGTTCAAGACTTCGAAGCAGGCTTCTTTGACTTTATTATTTTTACCCTTGATGGAGCAAGTATGATTTTCTCCTTGTCTATCTGTGCTATGTCCCCGTCAATCTTGCCCACGTACTCCTTGAGCGTGCTGACAAGGCCGTTTAGTGTATTGACCCTGCTTGACATCTCGGAAACGTTAAGCAGTATTATATTCTTCTTGCTCAGCTCTGCCTCTATCAAGGCTATGTCATCTTCGCTTTTCAGCGTAACCGGCTTTATGTAGAAGTCAGCAGGTTCGTTTAAAACGTCAACGTTTTCCATCTCTTCGGAATTCATGTAGTCCTCAACATTGAGCTCCTTTGATGTGCCTAAGCCCTTGCCCATTCTGTCAAAAATACCCATTTAGTCACCTTTTCGTCGTCTATTACTATATGACATTAGTTATTTTAAATCTTTCTATAACTGACAATAGCAGAACAAACCGATTGCATTTTGCTCAAATGCAATGCGAAGCAGAAGATTCTTATATCAAAAATGAAAAAAGCTTTAAAAACATGCTATACTATTGTTAAGTGAGCATTGATGATATACTTAAAACGCGTATATGACAAGGTGGACATAAAAGACGGCACACGAATACTAATAGATAGGCTGTGGCCAAGGGGCGTAAGGCGCAGCACTTCGAACATAGACCTGTGGCTGAAGGACGTTGCACCAAGCGACGAGCTTAGGAAATGGTTCGCCCACGAAAAGGACAAATGGCCGGAATTCCAGAGGCGCTATAAGGAGGAGCTGCGTACGAACAAAGCTCTTGACAAGCTCATAGACATAGCGCTGAGCACAGAGCCGATAACGCTGCTTTACGCTTCTAGCGACAGCAGCCACAACAATGCAGTTGTGCTGTACAAAGTGCTGCAGCAAAGGCTTGAGAAGATAAAGAAGATATCTGCAACTAGCAAGGCCTGAAATCAAGCGCTTCAGAATAGCTTATAATGCTCCTTCATCATGCACCTGTTCATTATGAAAAGCATGCCATTGTCCTCAGCTATCTTTTTCGCTTCGTCGTTGAATATGCCCTCTTGGAGCCATAGGGCCTTAGCCTTTATCGCTACCGCCTGCTTTGCTATTTCTACAGTTTCAGGCGAAGGCCTGAACACGTCAACCACATCAACAGGGAATCCTATCTCCAAAAGGCTTTTGTATGCCTTCTCGCCCAATATCTCATCGGCGCTTGGATTGACAGGTATTATCCTATAACCAACGCTCTGGAGATAAGCAGGCACGTCATGGCTTGGCTTTCCCTCGTTTCGCGAGCATCCCACTACAGCAATGACATGGTATTTCGAAAGTATCTCATAAGCTACCTTGTCAGCTTCATCCTGCAATACCATTTAATCCAGTTATTAATCACCATAGGACTTAAATAAAGGTGCCTTTTATTTTGTAATTTAGCTTTTTTCATGCAAAAGATAAATAGGTGTAATTATGGAGGATTATGATGTTGTAGTGTGCGGGGGAGGACCTGCAGGGATAGGTGCTGCCTTTAGCGCTGCAAATATGGGGCTCAAAACCGCGATAATAGAAAGGCATTTCATGCTCGGCGGCAACTGGACGAACGGTTATGTCCTTTCCGTTCTTGGCATGTATACATATGACGGCGAAAACAAGATAGTCGGAGGGATTGCCGACGAGGTCGTCGCAGAGCTTAAGAAAAATGGTGGCACGGAAGGGCAGGCAGGAAACTTCGTTCCGTTCAGGCCTGATGAAATGAAGCTCACGCTCGACACACTTGCGAAGAAGAAGGGCATAACCGTTTATTATGGCAGCTTGGTAAAGAGCACAAAGAAGGACGGAAATCGCATATCATCTGTATATGTTTCTGGAAAGAGCAATACCGAAGTCAAAGGGAAGTTTTTTATAGATTCGACTGGAGATGCAGACATAGCATTTTATTCTGGGGCAAAAATCATGTCTGGAATGGAAAACTCTGGAATACACCAGCAGGCAACGCTGCCGTTTAGGATAGGCAATATAAATGAGGAGAGGATAATCCTGTTCGCAATAGAACATCAAAATTTTATATCTGTTAAAGTTAACGAGAAAGGCAGGCTGGAACGCTTCAGGGTTCTTCCAGATTTCGTAAAGCTAGCAAAGGAAAAATATTGGCTTTACTTGCCTTATGCGAATGCCGAATTCATGTTCAATACGAGCAAAAAAGGCGAATTCGTATGCAACGCTACCCACGTCAACATAGATGATTTCACTGACGGCAACCAGATGGCGAAAGCCATAGAAGACGCACGAGAGCAGATCATCTCTTCGATTGAGTTCTTCACGAAGGAGGTCAGCGGATTCGAAGACGCTTACCTTATCGATTCTGCACCATCTATAGGTTTGAGGGAAACCAGAAGGGCAGTCGGAGAATACGTCCTTAAGATGGACGACGTGCTGAACAACGCCAGATTTGAAGACGCAATAGCCAGATGTGGGCACCCGATAGAAGTGCATGATCCGAACAAAGGCGTAATCTATACGCACCTTAAAGGAGGCGACGGCTCCTTTTATGATGTTCCGTATCGTTCTATAGTAGTAAAGGGCATAGACAATCTTTTTGCCATAGGTAGATGCCTTAGCGCGGAATTCTATGCTCAGGCGAGCGCAAGAGTCACAGGCACAGCAATGGCAATGGGACAGGCAGCTGCATCTGCTGCGAAGATAGCTATAGACAAGGAGCTCAAAGCCAAAGATGTTCCGATAAAGGAGCTGCAGGAGCTGCTTAAAAAGAACGGCGCCATACTTTAAGTTTTAATGTATTTGTATAGGCACGTTAAGGGCCTTGAGGCAAGGTCAAATATACAAAAAATAAAAAGAAAGGGTGCGACAAGCGCACCTTGCTCAGCTGTATCTCCTCAGCCTTTTTTCTTTAATCTTCGTGCTGCAGAGCTTGCCTTTGTTGCAGCCTTGCGGACCAGCAGCATAGGTGACAAGATCATAGATATGAACTCCAGCACAAGCACCGCAGTCACACCAATTGCCATGGTGGAAAAGCTGCCGAAGTATCCGCCCAGTATTACCGGAACGAAAGCCACGCCGAGGTTCGTAAAGACGCTGTACATCGATGTAGCAAACCCTGCCTGTGCAGGATCTGATACATAGTTTGTTGTCGATGTCATTGCCATTGACCAATAGGCGTTTCCGAAGAAGCCGAACAGGAAGAACCCTGCAGCTATTGCGGCTATGGCGCTTGTGTACGAAAGCCCTAGCACCATGAGCAATGTTGCCACGAACATCAGCACGCCGGTAGATACCAAGCCAAGCCTAAACTGCCTGTATTTCTCGAACAGCGGCGGCAGTATTATTGCGCCTAGAGCCGAGCCGAGGAATGCGAGACCTCCCATGAGCCCGCCATACGACAGTGCGCTTGCAACGCTGAACTTGTGAAGTAGCAGCACCGTAGAGGCTATGCCTCCGAACATAACAGATATAGCAGATATGGAGAGGCCTACGTACCAGTTCTTTATCATTCCAGGCTTGAACGAGCCTTTAAGCGATTTGCCCTTGTAGAATGTGGGATATCCCTTTATTCCTACTGCTATCCATATGGCAGCTATTATGGCCAGGACTACTGTAGTCCACAGCGCACCGGACAATCCGAATGCCCCGAATATGCCAGGGCCTAGGAATGCACCAAATGCCATTCCGAGAAACAGCATTCCGACGCTTATTCCTATCACAGTGTGCGCCTTGTCCTTGAATATAGAATCTGCAACCGTGCCAACAGGTGCCATTGCAAGCGGATATGCTATTGCAGCGATTATTCCAGTTATTAGGAATGCGACATAGTTAGGAGATATTGCTCTTCCTATGAGTCCTATTACGGATATTATGGCTGCAGAATACAGTGCTGCTTTAACTGTGAATTTTGCCGATACGTATCCGGCAAGCAGACCAAGGACAACCATAGTATATCCATATGCCGATATTAGAAGTATTATTGATGTCAGGTTTACTCCAAAAACTTTGCCCAATACGGGAACCAACGGAGAAAGTATAAACCATCCGAATCCTATTGTAAACAATAGAAACCAATATGGAGCCAGTTTAGACCAATTTCCCATTTCCACACCATTCTTACATGTATTTTATGCACGTGCGTATACGTTTATAATTGGTTGGATATGTTTAAAAATGCTTGTCAGGCAACAAATATATGGCATCTGGCATGTATGTGATCTTAGACACGAGCTCAATGCTGTTTGCAATGGAATCCAGGAAAAGCGCAATAGACACTGTAGAGCTGGCGCATCCTGGCAAGCGCATACTCATATCAAAAGGCCTCATTAGGGAGCTTTCAGGCATAGGCAGCGGCCATGGTGCCAGGGCAGCACGGGCAAGGGCATGCCTTGAAATACTAAAACTTAAAAATGTTGAAGTTGATAATAATAGCGGAAATGTTGACAAATGGATACTAGCTAGGGCATGCCAGAAAGACGTCTACTGCGTTGTCACGAACGATACAGCACTCTTTAATAGGCTGCGTTATAAACATATAGCGGTATTCAAGCTTTCAAGGAGCGGTATGCTCAAATAAGCGGTGAACAAATGTACTATAGGTATTCAGTAAAAGACACGTTTAAAATGCCTCCAGAATATTTCGACAAGGATATAGAGACTGTTGCAGAAGACATGCTGCAAAGGAAGTATGAAGGCGCAATAGACAAGGACATGGGCGTGATAATAGCGATAACAAACGTCAGGAACATAAGCGACGGCATCATATATCCTGGAGACCCTACAACGCACCATGAGGTGGAGTTCGACGTGCTTACCTACATGCCTAAGGTCGATGAGGTAGTCGTGGGCGAGGTAACCGAACTTATAGATTTCGGCGCTTTCGTGCGCATAGGCCCATTGGAAGGTCTGGTGCATGTGTCACAAATAACAGATGAATTCATATCGCTTGACAAAAAGATACCTGCGCTTGTTGCGAAGAAGAGCGGGCTTACGCTGAAGAAGGGCGATATCATATATGCAAGGATATCTACAGTTAGCATGAAGAACTCGGTAAAGGATTCAAAGATAGCCCTCACGATGAAAAGCGAAGGCCTCGGCAAGCCGGAATGGATTGCAATGCTCTCAAGCAAGAACAAAAAGAAGTCAGCCCCAAGGGGCAAAAATAAGCGATAGCAATGGAAGGTTTGGTATGCAAGAAATGCAGGCTATTGATAAGCAACGGCAGCAAATGCCCAATCTGCGGCTCTACGGATCTTACAAGGAAATGGAGCGGCTATCTGATAGTGCTAAACGCTGACATGTCAGAAGTTGCAAACGAGCTTGGCATAAAGATAAACAGCACCTTTGCGCTAAATATAAGGGACTGAGCCCGTAGCAATTCGTTGCCAGGCATAAGGCTGCTTATTCTTCCTGCCGCTTTTCATTGCCTTCGCTTTTGTTGTACTCCTCCCTTACGTATACCTTGCCAAGCTGCTTTACGTAGGTGAATACCGCTGCGATCAGGCTTGCCCTGTTCACGAAGTAATCAGCATCTTTCTTTACCGACCCGTCATAAAAGATTTCAGCTTCATTGCCGTTTACGGCTATCTTCGTTGGCAGTACGTCGTAGGTTTTGCCGAGAGCCTCTATCATCTCCGTTTCAGTGCCCAGCTTGCTTACCACTTTGACCTGGTACTTTATCCTTTTCCCGGCATCCGGGTGGTTAGCATCCACTACCACCCTTCCAGACCCGACGCTCACTACTGTGGCAGCAACATTGTCTATGTTGAGCCTCATGCCTGGGCGCGGGTCTATTTTCTGCGCCCTGAACTGCGCGATTGGCATCACCTTCACAAGGTCCTCGATCCTTTCGCCAAACGCATCCTTTGGCTCAAGCGTAAACTCCTTCTTTTCCCCAGTATTCATGGTCCTGAGCTCGGATTCAAGCCCCTTGACTACTGCATTCGAGCCAATAACTACAAGCACAGGGCCGTATTTTGCATCCTTGCTGTATATGTCCGCATCTTTTGCGACCTTCTCGTCAGTTGTGGCAAGAACGTTGCCGTTGACGGCATCCCAAGCAGTATACTCTATTTCTAGAAAATCTCCATCTTTGAAAGCCATTGCATTACCTCTAAAGAATAGCAAATTATTTTATCGCCATAACTATAAAAAGCTTTCAAAAGATAAGAATAAATAATATAACATGGGTTAATGCTTATCTGACAAATCTAGCTGGTGCCATCATGGAAAAGAAGACAAAAAACGCCATACTCTTCATAGGCTCGCTCCTAGTTGCCATAATGTTCATTACATCATATGCTGCTTCTTCGAATAACAACAACGCAATAACCACTACAGTAAAGCCAAAGAGCACATCTGGCTATTTTGCTTCGGGTTATGCAAATGCGATAGTAACGGATTATTCGCCAACTGTGCTGATAGCCGTCAAGCCAAGTGCGGCAAACAGCATAATGCCTGCGCTGTCAGATTATCTTTCGGCGCTCGAGGCAAATGGTACCATAGAGCAATACGTGCCTGAGAACAACGCCTTTCTGGTGGAGCAGAATTCCAGCTCTTACGCATATGCGCTTCAAAGCGACCTTTATTCGAGGTTCCAAAACAACATAACGCTGAATACAAGCGTATACCTGCAGCTGCCCAAATATGCAAAACTCACTGTCGGCACTTACACATACGAAGCGCTAATGGGAAACAGTACATACGCCCTGCATATAACCCCGCTGCCTAAACTGAATTCTACAGTTTATGTAAAGATAAACACCCTTGTATCCGCAAACGGCACAGTGATGCCTTCGAGCACTCAAATATATGCGGTGAAATGAATGATGAATGACAGCTTGAAGGCTGCCATAAGGAAGTACGCTTTGAAAAATGCTATGGACTATGGCAAGGCTTCAGTTCCCAGCGTCCTCAACAAAGTGATGGTGCAGGCCAAAGAGGCCGGAATTCCTGTAAGCGAGCTCAAGGCATATGTAGAAAGCACTGTAGCTGAAATAAACTCTATGGGCGCTTCCGAAATCGAATCAGAGTATGCAGCATACAAGGCGGAATTCGACATAAGGGATGCGGAGAAGCATGAAAAAAGCTCCAAGCCTAAGATGGAGCTCCCCGGCGCAGAGATCGGCAATTTTGCCACAAGGTTCCCGCCAGAGCCAAACGGGTACCTGCACATAGGCCATGCAAAACCGCTGTTTCTGGAGGACGCCTTCCGAACCATTTACAAAGGGAAACTATTCCTTTATTTCGATGACACGAACCCAAAGAACGAAAGCCAAGAATACGTCGATGCGATAAAATTCGATCTTGACTGGCTTGGCGTAAAGTTCGACAAAGAGTATTACGCAAGCGACAATATAGAGAAGATATACGGTTTTGGCAGGCAGCTCATAAAGGATTCTGGCGCATATGCGTGCTCATGCTCCGAAGACAAGATAAAGGAACTGCGCTTTAAGGGCATAGAATGTGAGCATAGGTCCAGGCCTCCAGAGGAATCGCTTGATATATTTGACAAGCTGGTATCAGGATCTTATGAAGAAGACAAAATCGCCATAAGGTTCAAAGGGGACATGAAAGCGGCCAATACGACTTTGCGGGACCCTACGATTTTCAGGGTGGTCAAAGCAAGGCATTACAGGCAGGGCGACAAATATTCGCTATGGCCTACATACTCATTCAACACGCCGATAAACGACTCTATAAACGGCGTTACGGACGCGATAAGGAGCAAGGAGTATGAGCTTGCCAATGACTTATACTACATGGTATTAAATGCGCTGCATTTGAGGCTACCTAGAGTGCACCTTGAAGCACGGCTAAATATAGAGGGCAACGTGACTTCGAAAAGAAAGATAGTAAAGTTCATGCGCGAGGGCCTGCTGTCAGGCTTTGACGATCCCAGGCTCGTAACAATAGCAGCATTGCGCAGGCGTGGCGTGGTCCCAGAAGCCATAAAGAATTTTGTCCTGCGTACAGGCATGAGCAAGGTTGACAGCACATTCAAGCTTTCAATGCTCCTGGATGAAAGCAAGCGTGCAATTGATCCGGTTGCAAAGAGATTGTTCTTTGTCCCAGACCCTGTGGCGCTGCAAATAGAGGCTTTCCAGGCCAAGGCGAGCATACCGCTGCATCCTACTTCAAAAATCGGAAGCAGGGATTACGAGGTAAAAGGCACAGTATACATATCAAAGGCAGACGCATCAAAATACAAAGGTTCTAGCATAAGGCTAAAGGGCCTGGGTGTGTTCCGCATAAGCGGCTCTGACCCTTACAGGGCAGTGCCCGAAAGCGAGAAATCGGCATACGTCAACACAATACAGTGGATACCTGGAAGCAATGCAGTCAAATGCAAGATATTAATACCGCATGACCCAATGGATGGGGATGAATTCAGGAAAGATAGCTTGGAGTATGCCTATGGACTTGCAGAAGACTATGTCAGGAGCCTCGAAGTGCACGAAACCGTGCAGTTCGAAAGGTTCGGCTTTTGCACGCTTGACCGGATCGATCCGACGGAATTCATATTCCTGACCAAATAGGCACAACCGCAAGCTACGGATCAGTGTGCGCTTCTGCCATATATGGTTTCGTGCAGTGAAAGAACAGACGGGGTTGAAACGTATTTCACTGTATTGTCTATTAGGAGCCTTGCCTCCTTCAGCCTTTTCTTTTTGAATAGCGCATGCGCTGCATAAGCCATTGCATTGATTGAGAAATTCTCGGTGTTCATGAGTGCTGTTGCATTCTTCAGCGCGTCGTCATACTGCCCAAGGCCGGTGAAAAGCGCCATCTTCAGGTAGTTTATGGCAAGCGAGCTTTTGTGCGCCTCAAGCGCTTCAATGTAATGCTTCGCCTGGGTATAATCCCCAAGCTTTATGCTTGTAATTGCCACCATATAATCAGTGCTCAAGGCCGGAGAGTCCTTCGAAGCAGCCTTAGCAAGCTCTATGGACCTGTAGAGGTTAAGCCTGGCATCCGCGTATATCGCAGAAGCAAGCCTCCTATGCTCAGCGTTGTCATCCATAAAGCCCGGCTTGTCATATCTTATCAGGGCCGTTTCATAATTTGATTTTGATATGAGTATTATGCCTTTCAGGTAAACAAACCAGTAGCTCTTTGTCGTGCTGAAGGCGCCATCGCATGCCTGGAGCGCTTTGTCGTAGTCCTGTGCAGCGTAAGCATCATGTATCGCAGAAGTAAGCGCATCGACCTGCTGGTCCGTAATACCTTTGGCAGGATATATTATTGCTTCGCATCCAGAGCAAATGCAATAATCGCCAGCATACAACGTTTTTGTCTTGCAGTAATTGCATGTTGCTATTTTGCCCTGCGCTGCGACTGTGCTGGCGGCCTTCAAGTAATCAGATACGTTCATTAAATCCACATGCGTGAGTATACATATGCGTTTCTAATCGTGCCTTTTGCACTGATATTTGTTTTCCATATTGCATTGCGACTATAACTATAAATCTGTTTATATTGCGCCATGCCTATCATGAAACCGCTGCTGCAGCATAATGCGCTATTGCAATTTTTCTAGCACTACGAAAAGGTGCAACTGGTCATAAGGCTCCAGCTTCACTTTTTCTACCACCTTGAAAGTGCCTGAAAGCTTTTCAAGCACTTCCTGATATATTTGCTCAGGGCTTCTTGAAATGTCTATGCTCTGGGACTTTATAGCAAGATAGGCAAAGCCGCCGCTCTTCAGGAATCTGGAGTTTGAAAGCAGTATCTCAGCCTGCTCCTTTGAGGATACGTCCTGGTACACTACGTCGCAGTCCTTTACGAAGCGCGCATACGCATCTGTGAATCTTGCGTCTGCAAGTATGGGCAGCATATTCTTCCTCTTTTCGCAAACTGCGACAAGCTTCCTCATATTGCGATCTGAAAGCTCCACGCAGTAGACTTCTCCTTCATTAGACACGATATCGCTTACGTGGCTTGCCGTAGTGCCTGTTGCAGCCCCAAGGTAGAGCACCGATGCGCCCAGCTTTATGCGCATATTGCTCATGCCATTCATAAGCGCAGCCGAAAGCTTGCTCCTGTACGGGTTCCAAAGCCTGTACTCAACGCCGTCCTTGCTATAAAGCTCCTCGCTATAGGACTTGAATCCCTTAACAAGATTTATCGTAGCAAGCTTGCCATCAAGCGAATAAACCCCGTCAAACAGTTTTTTTACTTCCATAGTATCAAGCCAATTGACATATGCTTTAATGAGTTGGCTGCATGCCATTCCAGCAATTCATGTTAGAGCTTCGTGCATCACTGCACCGGAACAATCAGATAAGTTTGTATAAAAGGTATAAAATCCATTACGGTCTGATGGCCTTTGCCACTTGCACGCGTTTTGCAGCATCCTTCAGATCCCAAGCTGGCGCCACACGGTTTCCATCAGCAGTATTACCTCCTCTTCTTCATCCTCGGTCCCGTTTCTTGCATTTTTCTGGTTCTGCAGCAAGCCTTGCAAATTCATGCGCCTTAGCCAAAGGCCCCTTCGCTTAGCAGAATGTGCAAGCACGTAGCTCAGCTCATCCGTAGCCATGCCGAACAGCTCGTTTGCCTCTTCCTCATCGCCAATTTCAGAGCATTTTTTTGCCTTTTCGAAATAGCTCACTGCCCTATCGAGCCGCCTGCGCAATGCACCATTGCCTACCCTTCCGCGCAAAACGCTTTTTATTCCCATTGCCACCACCTTAGAATAGGACTCAAAACAGGTTTAAATAATTTCGTTACCGAATTAAATAAGGGAATACCAAAACTGATACTTATGGTTGAAAACATCGTCATAACCAAGCTTCTTTACGACCTTATACCTATAGCCATGTCGCAGCTTGACGAGCCCGCAGCTGAAAAGGCTTTCTCAAAGAGCATAACCGAAATATTCGGCATAGATGAAGTCAGGATCAGGCGTTCAGAAGAAAAGCTGACGGGGGTAGACAGCCTTGACGGATACGTCTTAAATACAAAAAAGGCTTATGTGGACAACCAGCTTAGCGAATATTCAGAGTTTCCAAGGCTTATAGACTACAAAAACGCAGGCTATTCTAGCTGTGCAGTCCTGCCCATATCGGCTCCGGGAAAAAGCATAGGCGTGCTTGAGCTTTTGTCCAAAACGGAAAACAGGTTCAGCGAAGAAATGATCAGTACCATCGCCATAGGCGCGGCATTCATAGGGCTGGCATTGAATGCCAAGGCCGAAGCGCGCATGAGCAAAAGTTTGGCATCATACTTCGACTCTGCGTTCAGCTCCCCTGGGCCTAAGCTTCTTGTCAACTCCAGCGGAGCCATAATAAAAGCAAACAAAAGCGCGATAGCGATGTTTTCGATAAACCAGTCGAGGCAGCCTGACATAAGCTCCCTCGGCCTGAAGATGGAAGAGCTTTCTGCAGCGCCTGATGCGAAGCCGCTGAGGAAGCGCATCATAGCAGGAGGCTCACAAAAGCTATTCGAAATTTACACTTCAAAAGCAAGCCAGAATTCCATACACCTGGCATTTGAGGAAATAACAGACTCAGAGCGCAACAGCGGCATCGGAGCAGCAATAGCCCTGTCAAAGAGCGTAGCTGCAATGAGCCTTGACGATAACATGGTTGTAGTAGACGGCGTAGGCTCCGACTCTTCAAACGCCCAGATAATAGATTCGCTGAAAGGCAGGAGCATAGCCGAAGCGCTGCAGCCTGCCATATCAGAAAAGCTCATTTCAGAGCTTAAGTCGCATGGCAGGGCAATGCTTCCTGCAACATTGGCCTACAATGGCCAAAACAACCCTGTATATTTGTCTATTGCGAAGTATGGCCTCGGCTACATATGCATAATAACCAGTGCAGCGCTTGAGGAATCAGTGCGCAGGCTGTCAGAAAATATCAAGGATTTCATAAATGCAACATCAGACATCATGCTTGTCATAGACGATGCAGGAATAATAACCGATGCGAATCTTCCGGCAGAGCAGTTCCTTGGATACAAAAAGGAGGAGCTTTTTGGAAAGGCCATACGTACACTCTACTCCGAATACGAAATTCTCGACAGGGACCTCTCATACGTCAAAGGTGGCGGCAGGGTGGACGGAAGCTACGTTAACCTGATAAAAAAGGGCGGCGACCTGCTGCCGGTTTCATATTCGCTGCGCTTGATGTCTGACGGCTATTCGTACAACTACGCGATATTGATGAAGGAACTCCAGACGAAGCGCGCGCTAGAAGACCTGGAATCCATTGCAAGGACCCAGGAGGGCTTGGCCAAGAACTTCAGGACTGTGAGCGATCTCAAATCCCAGTTCATATACAACATAGCCCACGAGCTTAAGACGCCCCTGACAAACATAAAGGGCTTTGCGAAGCTGATGTATGATGGGGAATTCGGCCAGCTGAACGACGACCAGAAGGAATATCTGAAGACGATACTTGATGAAAGCGAAAGGCTTATGCTCATAATAACGCAGGTGCTTGACGCTGCGAAACTCGATGCCAATAAGGTAAAGCTCGACCTTAAGGAAGTTGACCTAAAAGAGCTTTACAACAACCCTAGCGTGAAGGCTCTCGAGGAATCTGCAAGGAACAAGGGGCTTGCGTTTGAATGGAACGTCGCATATGATACGCCGCTGATAACTGCAGACCCGAACAGGCTGATACAGGTATTTGTGAACCTTATAGGCAACGCGATAAAGTTTACTGAAAACGGCGGCATTACTGTCAAGATATCCAAATCAAGCAAGCGCAGCGTAATGTGCGAAGTGATTGATACCGGGATAGGCATAAGCGACGATGACAAAAGGAAGATATTCAAAAAATTTTACCAGGCTTCGAAAAAGGGCCTGGTGAAGCAGGACGGCAGCGGGACCGGGCTCGGCCTTGCCATAACAAAAGAGATAGTTGATTTGCACAAGGGCAAAATAAGATTCGATTCCGTGCTGGGCAAAGGCAGCAGATTCTGGTTCACCCTGCCAATAAACCAAAGCCAGAGGCAGAAAAAACGTGAATGAACGCTTATTCTACGTATATCCCGCAAGCCCCTCCAACGTGCTCCGCA
Proteins encoded:
- a CDS encoding DNA-directed RNA polymerase subunit E'', which gives rise to MEGLVCKKCRLLISNGSKCPICGSTDLTRKWSGYLIVLNADMSEVANELGIKINSTFALNIRD
- a CDS encoding RNA methyltransferase — translated: MRIRLVVVEPHYQLNIGYMARVAKNFGIERLWIVNPKCRYNGKTAIKYSKHAYGLIARARICKSLAEATKGTMSIGTTAIWRKASSGSSKVYELSDIAKLKGLGNKRVSLVIGRDTTGLTSAELSECDAIVFIGASPSYPTLNISHALAIMLYTLSGNLDAGFSTFAKASAADSGDIEMLYKLFSSFVDHNKKIRKKAAVKQAFKHMLQRSAPTKREVATLLIAFTKKT
- a CDS encoding DNA-directed RNA polymerase; amino-acid sequence: MYYRYSVKDTFKMPPEYFDKDIETVAEDMLQRKYEGAIDKDMGVIIAITNVRNISDGIIYPGDPTTHHEVEFDVLTYMPKVDEVVVGEVTELIDFGAFVRIGPLEGLVHVSQITDEFISLDKKIPALVAKKSGLTLKKGDIIYARISTVSMKNSVKDSKIALTMKSEGLGKPEWIAMLSSKNKKKSAPRGKNKR
- a CDS encoding FAD-dependent oxidoreductase, whose protein sequence is MEDYDVVVCGGGPAGIGAAFSAANMGLKTAIIERHFMLGGNWTNGYVLSVLGMYTYDGENKIVGGIADEVVAELKKNGGTEGQAGNFVPFRPDEMKLTLDTLAKKKGITVYYGSLVKSTKKDGNRISSVYVSGKSNTEVKGKFFIDSTGDADIAFYSGAKIMSGMENSGIHQQATLPFRIGNINEERIILFAIEHQNFISVKVNEKGRLERFRVLPDFVKLAKEKYWLYLPYANAEFMFNTSKKGEFVCNATHVNIDDFTDGNQMAKAIEDAREQIISSIEFFTKEVSGFEDAYLIDSAPSIGLRETRRAVGEYVLKMDDVLNNARFEDAIARCGHPIEVHDPNKGVIYTHLKGGDGSFYDVPYRSIVVKGIDNLFAIGRCLSAEFYAQASARVTGTAMAMGQAAASAAKIAIDKELKAKDVPIKELQELLKKNGAIL
- a CDS encoding DUF488 family protein — protein: MIYLKRVYDKVDIKDGTRILIDRLWPRGVRRSTSNIDLWLKDVAPSDELRKWFAHEKDKWPEFQRRYKEELRTNKALDKLIDIALSTEPITLLYASSDSSHNNAVVLYKVLQQRLEKIKKISATSKA
- a CDS encoding CoA-binding protein, which encodes MVLQDEADKVAYEILSKYHVIAVVGCSRNEGKPSHDVPAYLQSVGYRIIPVNPSADEILGEKAYKSLLEIGFPVDVVDVFRPSPETVEIAKQAVAIKAKALWLQEGIFNDEAKKIAEDNGMLFIMNRCMMKEHYKLF
- a CDS encoding MFS transporter — encoded protein: MGNWSKLAPYWFLLFTIGFGWFILSPLVPVLGKVFGVNLTSIILLISAYGYTMVVLGLLAGYVSAKFTVKAALYSAAIISVIGLIGRAISPNYVAFLITGIIAAIAYPLAMAPVGTVADSIFKDKAHTVIGISVGMLFLGMAFGAFLGPGIFGAFGLSGALWTTVVLAIIAAIWIAVGIKGYPTFYKGKSLKGSFKPGMIKNWYVGLSISAISVMFGGIASTVLLLHKFSVASALSYGGLMGGLAFLGSALGAIILPPLFEKYRQFRLGLVSTGVLMFVATLLMVLGLSYTSAIAAIAAGFFLFGFFGNAYWSMAMTSTTNYVSDPAQAGFATSMYSVFTNLGVAFVPVILGGYFGSFSTMAIGVTAVLVLEFISMILSPMLLVRKAATKASSAARRLKKKG
- a CDS encoding FKBP-type peptidyl-prolyl cis-trans isomerase; the protein is MAFKDGDFLEIEYTAWDAVNGNVLATTDEKVAKDADIYSKDAKYGPVLVVIGSNAVVKGLESELRTMNTGEKKEFTLEPKDAFGERIEDLVKVMPIAQFRAQKIDPRPGMRLNIDNVAATVVSVGSGRVVVDANHPDAGKRIKYQVKVVSKLGTETEMIEALGKTYDVLPTKIAVNGNEAEIFYDGSVKKDADYFVNRASLIAAVFTYVKQLGKVYVREEYNKSEGNEKRQEE
- the sepF gene encoding cell division protein SepF, producing MGIFDRMGKGLGTSKELNVEDYMNSEEMENVDVLNEPADFYIKPVTLKSEDDIALIEAELSKKNIILLNVSEMSSRVNTLNGLVSTLKEYVGKIDGDIAQIDKEKIILAPSRVKIIKSKKPASKS